One region of Faecalibacter bovis genomic DNA includes:
- the lnt gene encoding apolipoprotein N-acyltransferase, which yields MKKYIAYAIASGLLLAGGWPSHGFPLLLFFGFVPLMLAEHQITQRAQYKKKWMKVFGLSYLTFLIWNAIVIWWLHFAQQIDANGEFQNSWVSYIGPVLANSLLMSICFQLYHFVKKKAGNLYGLVFLPAVWMSFEKMHLNWELAWPWFNLGNGFAKFYEWVQWYEFTGTFGGTLWIWLVNIIAFYYITAYINKKDFKYVNKLGVYVIPMIVIPIGISYIMYVTHEEKGEPLHALVIQPNLDPYTEKYEKDGLEIYDDIKRLALQNIKPETQFVVAPETAIPGSSSLIFDNMYNDLIINDIREWTGQKKDLNFVTGASVMRIYPSPTLASETASVMRDGITWYDSFNSALQVNSNDSISIYHKSKLVVGVENFPYRSILMPIIGEFMLNFGGTTKTLGVQPNRSVFNNKTNDASVAPIICYESIFGDYVTEYVRAGANVLFTMTNDSWWGYTDGHRQLLLYGNLRAIENRRAIVRSANSGVSAFVNQRGDIMKSLPYGEQGALNGTVLMNSELTFYSKYGDYLARIALLVMGIILAYTFAQSLLYKKNVKKIKK from the coding sequence ATGAAAAAATATATTGCTTACGCAATTGCTTCAGGATTATTATTAGCCGGTGGATGGCCATCACATGGTTTTCCTCTGTTATTATTCTTTGGTTTTGTTCCCTTAATGTTAGCTGAACATCAGATAACACAACGCGCACAATACAAAAAGAAATGGATGAAAGTGTTTGGGTTATCTTACCTAACATTCCTAATCTGGAACGCAATTGTAATTTGGTGGTTGCACTTTGCACAACAAATAGATGCGAATGGAGAATTTCAAAATTCGTGGGTTTCTTATATAGGACCAGTTTTAGCGAACTCATTATTGATGTCAATTTGTTTTCAGTTGTATCATTTCGTGAAGAAAAAAGCTGGTAACTTATATGGCTTAGTTTTTCTTCCTGCCGTTTGGATGTCTTTCGAGAAAATGCATCTAAATTGGGAATTGGCTTGGCCTTGGTTTAATTTAGGAAACGGTTTTGCTAAATTTTACGAATGGGTACAATGGTATGAATTTACAGGTACTTTTGGTGGAACGCTTTGGATTTGGTTAGTAAATATCATTGCGTTTTATTATATCACCGCCTATATAAACAAGAAGGATTTCAAATACGTTAACAAACTAGGAGTTTATGTAATTCCGATGATTGTTATACCAATTGGAATATCTTACATCATGTATGTCACGCACGAAGAAAAAGGCGAGCCATTACATGCATTAGTTATTCAGCCAAATTTAGATCCATATACAGAAAAGTATGAAAAAGATGGATTAGAAATTTATGATGATATCAAAAGATTAGCATTACAAAATATCAAACCAGAAACACAATTTGTTGTTGCACCAGAAACAGCAATTCCAGGTTCTTCGTCTTTGATATTTGATAATATGTATAATGATTTAATCATTAATGATATTAGAGAATGGACAGGGCAAAAGAAAGATTTGAATTTTGTAACAGGAGCATCTGTAATGCGTATTTATCCATCACCAACTTTAGCTTCAGAAACAGCTTCAGTGATGCGAGATGGAATTACGTGGTACGATTCATTTAATTCAGCTCTACAAGTGAATTCTAATGATTCTATATCAATCTATCATAAATCAAAATTAGTCGTTGGAGTAGAAAATTTTCCATATCGAAGTATTTTAATGCCAATTATTGGAGAATTTATGCTTAACTTTGGCGGCACAACAAAAACATTAGGTGTACAACCTAATCGTTCTGTTTTCAATAATAAAACAAACGACGCTTCTGTTGCTCCGATTATATGTTACGAATCGATTTTCGGAGACTATGTGACAGAATATGTGAGAGCGGGTGCGAATGTTTTATTCACGATGACCAATGATTCTTGGTGGGGCTACACCGATGGACATCGCCAATTACTATTATATGGTAATTTAAGAGCCATTGAAAATAGACGCGCTATTGTTAGATCTGCCAACTCTGGCGTTTCGGCTTTCGTGAATCAGCGAGGAGATATCATGAAATCGTTACCATACGGAGAGCAGGGTGCCTTAAATGGTACAGTCTTGATGAATAGTGAGTTAACGTTTTATTCAAAGTACGGTGATTACTTAGCGAGAATAGCTTTACTGGTAATGGGAATTATCTTGGCTTATACTTTCGCTCAGAGCTTGCTGTACAAAAAGAATGTGAAAAAAATAAAGAAATAA
- the rpmB gene encoding 50S ribosomal protein L28 has protein sequence MSKVCQITGKKRLVGNNVSHANNKTKRTFEVNLFSKKFFMPEAGEWITLKVSAHGLKTINKLGVDEAVRRARKEGLIK, from the coding sequence ATGTCAAAAGTTTGTCAAATTACAGGTAAGAAAAGATTAGTAGGAAACAATGTTTCTCACGCTAACAATAAAACAAAGCGCACATTTGAGGTAAACTTATTCTCAAAGAAATTTTTTATGCCAGAAGCTGGTGAGTGGATTACTTTAAAAGTTTCTGCACACGGTTTAAAAACTATCAACAAATTAGGTGTTGATGAGGCTGTTAGACGTGCACGTAAAGAAGGTTTAATCAAATAA
- the rpmG gene encoding 50S ribosomal protein L33 produces MAKKGNRVQVILECTEHKESGMPGMSRYITTKNKKNTPDRIELKKFNPVLKKYTVHKEIK; encoded by the coding sequence ATGGCTAAAAAAGGAAACAGAGTACAAGTTATTTTAGAGTGTACAGAGCATAAAGAAAGTGGTATGCCAGGAATGTCTCGCTACATCACTACAAAAAATAAAAAAAATACTCCAGATCGTATTGAATTAAAAAAATTCAATCCAGTATTAAAGAAGTATACAGTTCACAAAGAGATTAAATAA
- a CDS encoding DUF4295 family protein: MAKKTVATLQTGSKKMTKVIKMQKSPKTGAYVFVEKVVNADEADSFLAK; this comes from the coding sequence ATGGCAAAGAAAACCGTAGCAACATTACAAACTGGGTCAAAGAAAATGACTAAAGTTATTAAAATGCAAAAATCTCCTAAAACTGGAGCTTACGTATTTGTTGAAAAAGTAGTAAACGCTGACGAAGCAGATTCTTTCTTAGCGAAATAA
- the ftsY gene encoding signal recognition particle-docking protein FtsY, with protein MSWFKKILGKESKEKLDEGLEKTSTSFFDKISRAVVGKSKVDDEVLDDLEEVLISSDVGVETTIKIIRRIEERVARDKYVSTSELDNILREEIAGLLSENNVEDTNGFAIPKKDVPYVIMVVGVNGVGKTTTIGKLASQFKSQGLKVVLGAADTFRAAAVDQLVIWSERADVPIVKQAMGSDPASVAYDTIQSAVAQNADVVLIDTAGRLHNKINLMNELSKIKRVMQKVIPDAPHEVMLVLDGSTGQNAFEQAKQFTQATEVSSLAVTKLDGTAKGGVVIGISDQFKIPVKYIGVGEGINDLQAFNKMEFVDSFFKRNK; from the coding sequence ATGAGTTGGTTCAAAAAAATATTAGGTAAAGAAAGCAAAGAGAAGTTAGATGAAGGTTTAGAAAAAACAAGTACATCTTTCTTCGATAAAATATCTCGCGCTGTTGTAGGGAAATCTAAAGTAGACGATGAGGTTTTAGATGATTTAGAGGAAGTTTTAATTTCTTCTGATGTTGGAGTAGAAACTACTATTAAGATTATTCGTCGAATTGAGGAACGTGTAGCACGTGACAAATATGTTTCGACTTCAGAATTGGATAATATTTTACGTGAAGAAATTGCTGGATTACTTTCAGAAAATAACGTAGAAGACACAAATGGTTTTGCAATTCCTAAAAAAGACGTACCCTATGTTATTATGGTGGTTGGTGTAAATGGAGTTGGAAAAACAACAACAATAGGAAAGTTAGCTTCTCAATTTAAATCACAAGGTTTAAAAGTAGTTTTAGGTGCGGCAGATACTTTCCGTGCAGCGGCAGTAGATCAGTTAGTAATTTGGTCTGAGCGTGCAGATGTTCCAATTGTAAAACAAGCGATGGGATCTGATCCAGCTTCAGTAGCTTACGATACAATCCAATCAGCAGTTGCACAAAATGCAGATGTTGTTTTAATTGATACTGCAGGACGTTTACACAACAAGATTAACTTAATGAACGAGTTATCTAAAATTAAACGTGTTATGCAAAAAGTTATTCCAGATGCGCCACACGAAGTAATGTTGGTGTTAGATGGATCAACTGGTCAAAATGCTTTCGAGCAGGCAAAACAATTTACACAAGCAACAGAAGTTTCTTCTTTAGCCGTTACAAAGTTAGATGGTACAGCAAAAGGTGGAGTTGTAATTGGTATATCTGATCAGTTTAAAATTCCTGTAAAATACATTGGTGTTGGTGAAGGAATTAATGATTTACAAGCCTTCAATAAAATGGAATTTGTAGATTCATTCTTCAAAAGAAATAAATAG
- a CDS encoding GLPGLI family protein, which translates to MKYTTILILLLNTIMYAQLNNLVQYKMVRSIGMSEIESEYLVFNESELYYGNITKKDNLNFEDEKFDKSRINFDPFYVNLKNDSLYQKKYGIENKNSSKIILFTSVESYPVIKWKVTKEMQNILGYTTYKATTNFRGRAYTAWFAPELPYNYGPWKLNGLPGLILKVENDMFSYEAKRIVLNSDKIPTIPLLKSLENSNAKYLLKDAVTLENNWLEYNRANNYASLPAGVKIIEQPLRQDERELNFDE; encoded by the coding sequence ATGAAATATACTACAATCTTAATATTACTATTAAATACGATCATGTATGCTCAATTAAATAATCTTGTTCAATACAAGATGGTAAGATCTATTGGAATGAGTGAAATTGAAAGTGAATATTTAGTGTTTAATGAATCTGAACTTTATTATGGAAACATTACAAAGAAAGATAATCTGAATTTTGAGGATGAAAAATTTGATAAAAGTAGAATAAATTTTGATCCATTTTATGTCAATTTGAAGAATGATAGTTTGTATCAGAAAAAATATGGGATTGAAAATAAAAATAGTTCTAAAATAATTCTTTTTACTTCAGTTGAAAGCTATCCAGTAATTAAGTGGAAAGTGACTAAGGAAATGCAAAATATTTTAGGTTACACAACTTATAAGGCAACTACAAATTTTAGAGGAAGAGCATATACGGCATGGTTTGCACCAGAACTTCCTTATAATTATGGACCATGGAAATTAAATGGATTACCTGGTTTAATATTAAAAGTGGAAAATGATATGTTTAGTTATGAAGCTAAAAGAATTGTTTTAAATTCTGATAAAATACCTACAATTCCACTATTAAAAAGTTTAGAAAATTCTAATGCAAAATATCTTTTAAAAGATGCTGTAACACTTGAAAATAATTGGTTGGAATATAATCGTGCAAACAATTATGCTTCATTACCAGCTGGAGTTAAAATTATAGAACAGCCATTAAGACAAGACGAAAGAGAGTTAAATTTCGATGAATAA
- a CDS encoding TonB-dependent receptor family protein codes for MNKSFFIFIFFLLSSIVYSQITGIAKDDKGVLLPNVNIILLDSIQEIEAFAISDKNGEFKIDDFSLGNKTIQIKKASYQTLEEDLIIDRKKIDLGDFVLVKEDAIALKEVIVKADFNPYRKDTAEFDAAKYRTGKEMNVEDLIKNIPGATVDKDGRIKIGKKEVQSVLVEGEDLFNNGYSILTQAMNDQSVAKIQVINNHTKNKLTKDIYDTDALAINLILDDKAKNKWNGSATLASTSYVENRHQVRLNLMNFSKKRKIVSIYNYNTIGFDEMKGVNYLIKNQYTSAYNFDLIGTNKALPNLVNLYQENYQFEDNRTNFNNDKIGVINAINNFKSSKLHILGLYNRIEKNNYIDEIESYNDNTIQFTNTQKSHWNKKIDNYFTKVEWNKEFNSTSNFTIVNRSYYLKEINENNFLFNSNDISLKGNNATTSVETQGIYTNKIDSAKLVTIVAKHLFEKRPYQFVESNPIFGEIFSNPQIAHLNQMIDNKQNYLGLKGTFFHKLSDKENYYLTVGTEYQNVDLNSNFYGLNNDFSTQMHLSDAMNNLSFQQNKVFIHPAYSKEWKAFRLNLGLPIEYYATSLTNDLDDKTNRFTLSPKIDFSYEKRKFGKIGLGYNYRVIPTSFEVYYQEMIYRGNRQFSKSNLTAYQLFGGSQFNLNYSRSRGLNNEINLSLTYQFQDKNVGYNSIFQPNFSINNNIIVEGAEMWMPSVSYKYFWIPIKSKIQINTSYTSLKNSSIVNEKSIRNHFSSYTIGLEVKSGFSGFWNYELGGKFSFNRNENQFNSNEFRNIDAFANVYFNLSKQTTLDVNYEFYNFGGQDQSSTNFLDLKLYHKIPNSKIKLFVLANNLLNNKSINRNMITPTSERFFTQRLLPLHILAGINFNF; via the coding sequence ATGAATAAATCATTTTTTATTTTTATATTTTTCTTATTATCATCTATAGTTTATTCACAAATTACTGGAATTGCTAAAGATGATAAAGGAGTGTTATTGCCAAACGTTAATATTATTTTATTAGATTCTATTCAAGAAATCGAAGCGTTTGCAATTTCAGATAAAAATGGAGAATTTAAAATTGATGATTTTTCATTAGGAAATAAAACGATTCAAATAAAAAAAGCATCTTATCAAACCTTAGAAGAAGATTTAATTATAGATCGTAAAAAAATAGATTTAGGAGATTTTGTACTTGTAAAGGAAGATGCAATCGCTCTAAAAGAAGTTATCGTAAAAGCAGATTTTAATCCTTACAGAAAAGATACTGCCGAATTTGATGCCGCGAAATACCGTACAGGTAAAGAAATGAATGTGGAAGATTTAATAAAAAATATTCCAGGTGCAACGGTTGATAAAGATGGTAGAATTAAAATAGGGAAAAAGGAAGTTCAATCGGTTTTGGTTGAAGGAGAAGATTTGTTTAATAATGGTTATTCTATTTTAACACAAGCGATGAATGATCAATCGGTAGCTAAAATTCAGGTAATTAATAATCATACAAAAAACAAACTTACCAAAGATATTTATGATACAGATGCATTAGCTATAAATTTGATATTAGACGATAAAGCTAAAAACAAATGGAATGGTAGCGCAACTTTAGCTTCTACAAGTTATGTAGAAAACAGGCATCAAGTTCGTTTGAATTTGATGAATTTTTCGAAGAAAAGAAAAATCGTATCGATATATAATTACAACACCATCGGTTTTGACGAAATGAAAGGTGTAAATTATTTGATCAAAAACCAATATACTTCGGCTTACAATTTTGATTTGATTGGCACAAATAAGGCACTTCCTAATTTGGTTAATTTATACCAAGAAAATTATCAGTTCGAGGATAATCGTACCAATTTCAACAACGATAAAATTGGCGTTATAAATGCGATTAATAATTTTAAATCAAGCAAATTACACATTTTGGGTTTGTATAATCGTATTGAAAAGAATAATTACATCGATGAAATTGAGTCGTATAATGATAATACAATTCAGTTTACAAACACACAAAAAAGTCATTGGAATAAAAAGATTGATAATTATTTTACGAAGGTAGAATGGAACAAAGAATTCAATTCAACTTCTAATTTTACTATCGTTAATCGTTCGTATTATTTAAAAGAAATTAATGAAAATAATTTTTTATTCAACTCAAATGATATTTCTCTAAAAGGAAATAATGCAACAACATCCGTAGAAACGCAAGGAATTTATACCAACAAAATAGATAGTGCGAAGTTGGTAACAATTGTAGCCAAGCATTTGTTTGAAAAAAGACCGTATCAGTTTGTTGAGTCGAATCCAATTTTTGGTGAAATTTTTTCTAATCCGCAAATAGCACATCTCAATCAAATGATTGATAATAAACAAAATTATTTGGGTTTAAAAGGAACGTTTTTTCATAAACTATCAGATAAAGAAAATTATTATTTAACGGTTGGTACAGAATATCAAAATGTAGATTTAAACAGTAATTTTTATGGATTAAATAACGATTTTTCTACTCAAATGCATTTAAGTGATGCAATGAATAACTTGAGTTTTCAACAAAATAAAGTTTTTATTCATCCAGCATATTCAAAAGAATGGAAAGCTTTTCGTTTGAATTTAGGTTTACCAATCGAATATTATGCTACATCATTGACAAATGATTTAGATGATAAAACAAATCGTTTTACATTATCACCAAAAATTGATTTCAGTTACGAAAAAAGAAAGTTTGGTAAGATCGGTTTGGGTTATAATTACCGTGTAATTCCAACGTCTTTCGAGGTGTATTATCAAGAAATGATTTACAGAGGAAATCGTCAGTTTTCTAAAAGTAATTTAACAGCTTATCAATTATTTGGAGGTTCACAATTTAATCTGAATTATAGTCGATCAAGAGGATTGAACAATGAAATTAATTTAAGTTTAACTTATCAGTTTCAAGATAAAAATGTAGGTTATAATTCAATTTTTCAACCTAATTTTTCAATCAATAATAATATAATTGTAGAAGGTGCAGAAATGTGGATGCCATCTGTTTCGTATAAATATTTTTGGATTCCGATCAAATCGAAAATACAAATCAATACAAGTTATACATCTTTAAAAAATTCATCCATCGTAAATGAAAAATCAATAAGAAATCATTTCAGCAGCTATACAATTGGTTTAGAAGTAAAGTCTGGATTTTCTGGATTTTGGAATTATGAATTGGGAGGGAAATTCTCATTCAATAGAAATGAAAATCAATTTAATTCGAATGAATTTAGAAATATAGATGCTTTTGCAAATGTGTATTTTAACCTTTCGAAACAAACGACTTTAGATGTAAATTATGAGTTTTATAATTTTGGAGGACAAGATCAATCATCGACTAATTTTTTAGATTTAAAGCTTTACCATAAAATTCCAAATTCTAAAATAAAGTTATTTGTTTTGGCTAATAATTTATTAAATAATAAGTCTATCAATCGAAACATGATAACACCAACTAGCGAACGTTTTTTTACCCAACGATTGTTGCCACTGCATATTTTAGCAGGAATTAATTTTAATTTTTAA
- a CDS encoding acyl-CoA reductase, with protein sequence MTIDKRISAFNQLAQLFKYITNKTEPELDELKIKFKNLDEEIGYALSDAEAYNNWFTRENVFFALNNWAEALSTSNLTEWVKDYPTVTTPKNVGIIMAGNLPLVGFHDLLSVVISGHNALIKTSSKDDKLMSFLIRFLHTIDEEFKTIIQTVERLEGFDAVIATGSNNTARYFEQYFSKVPNIIRKNRTSVAVLNGSETIEDFKALGNDVFRYFGLGCRNITKIYFKSEDQIPTFFENVLEWGDVVINHPKYANNYDYNRAIYLLGKDEFLDNNFVLLKKDANLHSPIAVVNYEIYDDLEAVKSFLSDNEEQIQCVVGHDMKDNPNYVEFGKTQTPTLTDYADNIDTLQFLAEL encoded by the coding sequence ATGACAATCGATAAAAGGATTTCAGCATTTAACCAATTAGCACAACTATTTAAATATATTACAAATAAGACAGAGCCTGAATTAGATGAATTAAAAATTAAGTTCAAAAATTTAGATGAAGAAATTGGTTATGCTTTAAGTGATGCTGAAGCTTATAACAATTGGTTCACGAGAGAAAATGTATTTTTTGCATTAAACAACTGGGCAGAAGCTTTATCTACATCAAATTTAACTGAATGGGTTAAAGATTATCCAACAGTTACAACACCAAAAAATGTTGGGATTATAATGGCTGGAAATTTACCTTTAGTTGGTTTCCACGATTTATTATCAGTTGTTATTTCAGGACACAATGCCTTGATTAAAACATCTTCAAAAGATGATAAATTAATGAGTTTTCTGATTCGTTTTTTACATACTATTGATGAAGAATTTAAAACTATCATACAAACAGTTGAACGCTTAGAAGGTTTTGATGCTGTTATAGCAACAGGAAGCAATAATACGGCTCGTTACTTTGAGCAATATTTTTCTAAAGTGCCAAACATCATTCGTAAAAACAGAACTTCAGTTGCTGTATTAAACGGAAGTGAAACGATCGAAGATTTTAAAGCTTTAGGAAATGATGTATTTCGTTACTTTGGTTTAGGTTGTCGAAACATTACAAAGATTTATTTCAAATCTGAAGATCAAATTCCTACTTTTTTCGAGAATGTTTTGGAATGGGGCGATGTTGTAATTAATCATCCTAAATACGCTAATAATTACGATTATAACCGTGCAATTTATTTATTAGGAAAAGATGAATTCTTAGATAACAATTTCGTTTTATTAAAGAAAGATGCCAATTTACATTCGCCAATTGCAGTTGTGAATTACGAAATTTATGATGATTTAGAAGCTGTAAAATCTTTCTTATCTGATAACGAAGAGCAAATACAATGTGTAGTTGGACATGATATGAAAGATAACCCGAACTATGTTGAATTTGGAAAAACACAAACACCGACTTTAACGGATTATGCCGATAATATTGATACTTTACAATTCTTAGCCGAATTATAA
- a CDS encoding 4Fe-4S dicluster domain-containing protein gives MAIIITDECINCGACEPECPNNAIYEAAVDWKYSEGTALSGRIVNIDGVEVDADDVQDPVSDEVYYIVPDKCTECKGFHEEPQCAAVCPVDCCVPDEDHVESEERLLSKKAFLHAE, from the coding sequence ATGGCTATTATTATAACAGATGAATGTATAAATTGTGGAGCTTGTGAACCAGAATGTCCAAACAACGCAATTTATGAAGCTGCTGTAGATTGGAAATATTCTGAAGGAACTGCTTTATCTGGTCGTATCGTTAATATTGACGGTGTTGAGGTAGATGCAGATGATGTACAAGATCCAGTTAGTGATGAGGTTTATTACATCGTTCCGGATAAATGTACAGAATGTAAAGGTTTCCACGAGGAGCCACAATGTGCTGCTGTTTGTCCAGTAGATTGTTGTGTACCTGATGAAGACCACGTAGAAAGTGAAGAGCGTTTATTATCTAAAAAAGCTTTCTTACACGCAGAATAA
- the gldG gene encoding gliding motility-associated ABC transporter substrate-binding protein GldG, with product MKRLNKQSFVVFAILIVALILSQFIYKRFDLTQDKRYTLTETSNLLLENVDKELQIDILLGGDLTGNYRILKNEIQFLLEELKEKNPKIKYRFVDPLEMSTTEMEQAGIVAIPIKTDKGVLNVYPYARLAYGEKTMWMEVLVNDPSTPFEELAIASTEKLEYLFAEKIQKITNTNRKKVGFIVHHDELPQQNIESLGRALSEKYDVEIYLNPIANKKFSLDVDDIDSLKRFDGLIVAKPTLPFSDKDKMVLDQYVMNGGKMLWAVETVDAEMDSIFRSGKILAFPRDLKINDFLFNYGVRLHSTIIKDLNGGKIVLADGETAGNVSYNYYTWPYFQLGMTADPNPITDNLDPVLFNFANPIELLENPNIKQTVLLSTSPQTSMKPALNYLSLDEVDVENFDEYQMGKIPMAVLLEGNFKSAYASRIERQEIPNFKNQATNGKMIVISDGDVLKNHLWRGMPMRLGEDKYSVRPDNPESRPTTYANQTFVMNAMDYLLGDEDFLALRNRKLEIPLLSETKVLSDKQTWQQLNLLVPIGIIALLAGAGYFIRKKKYQ from the coding sequence ATGAAAAGATTAAACAAACAATCCTTCGTAGTATTTGCTATATTAATCGTTGCATTAATTCTAAGCCAATTTATCTACAAACGATTTGATCTAACCCAAGACAAAAGATACACATTAACAGAAACTTCTAATCTATTATTAGAAAATGTTGATAAAGAACTGCAAATTGATATTCTTTTAGGTGGTGATTTAACTGGAAATTATCGCATTCTAAAAAATGAAATTCAGTTTTTATTAGAGGAATTAAAAGAGAAAAATCCAAAAATAAAATATCGTTTTGTTGATCCTTTAGAAATGTCAACAACAGAAATGGAACAAGCCGGAATTGTGGCTATTCCTATCAAAACTGATAAAGGTGTACTTAACGTTTATCCATACGCACGATTAGCATACGGCGAAAAAACAATGTGGATGGAAGTTTTAGTGAACGATCCTTCTACTCCATTTGAAGAATTAGCAATTGCTTCTACTGAAAAATTAGAGTATTTATTTGCTGAAAAGATTCAGAAAATTACCAATACAAATCGCAAAAAAGTTGGTTTCATCGTTCATCACGACGAATTACCTCAACAAAATATCGAAAGTTTAGGACGTGCTTTATCTGAAAAATATGATGTTGAAATTTATCTAAATCCAATCGCGAATAAAAAATTCAGTTTGGATGTTGATGACATAGATAGTTTAAAACGTTTTGATGGTTTGATCGTTGCAAAACCTACGCTACCATTTTCTGATAAAGACAAAATGGTTTTAGATCAATATGTAATGAACGGTGGTAAAATGCTTTGGGCTGTAGAAACAGTGGATGCCGAAATGGATTCTATTTTCCGTTCTGGTAAAATTCTAGCTTTTCCAAGAGATTTAAAAATCAACGATTTCTTATTTAATTACGGCGTTCGTTTACATAGTACAATTATCAAAGATTTAAATGGTGGGAAAATTGTTTTAGCCGATGGCGAAACTGCCGGAAACGTAAGTTACAATTACTATACATGGCCATATTTCCAATTAGGAATGACTGCTGATCCAAATCCTATTACAGATAATTTAGATCCTGTATTATTCAATTTTGCAAATCCGATTGAGTTGTTAGAGAATCCTAATATCAAACAAACCGTTTTATTAAGTACTTCTCCACAAACATCAATGAAACCAGCATTAAATTATCTTTCTTTAGACGAAGTTGATGTTGAGAATTTTGATGAATATCAAATGGGAAAAATTCCGATGGCTGTTTTATTAGAAGGTAATTTCAAATCTGCTTATGCATCAAGAATTGAACGACAAGAAATTCCTAATTTCAAAAATCAAGCGACGAATGGGAAAATGATTGTGATTTCGGATGGTGATGTGCTTAAAAATCATTTGTGGCGAGGAATGCCAATGCGATTAGGTGAAGATAAATATTCGGTTCGTCCTGATAATCCAGAATCACGCCCTACAACCTATGCCAATCAAACGTTTGTGATGAATGCGATGGATTATTTATTAGGCGACGAAGATTTCTTGGCTCTGCGAAATCGTAAACTTGAAATTCCATTGTTAAGCGAAACAAAAGTATTATCTGATAAACAAACTTGGCAACAATTAAACTTGTTAGTTCCGATCGGAATTATTGCTCTTTTAGCTGGTGCTGGATATTTTATCCGAAAGAAAAAATATCAATAA
- a CDS encoding ABC transporter permease subunit, whose protein sequence is MWTIFKKEFSQFFLGFTAYLSALAFVIVSALFLWFFDNQFNVFNTGNASLSSFFFIAPWIFLFMVPALTMKMIAEEQSNGTLLWLFTLPIKTYQIIWGKFLAVVSIILFCLICTFLFTLTLENFILSDQSLDYGAIYNGYFGLFLLGSLFAAIGILTSSFTKNQVMAYVFAVLACFIIYYGFEGLASYNLLGSADYYVQKIGSYSHYQQFLKGILDTRDLAYFVVIIGILLQVSIINLQIKK, encoded by the coding sequence ATGTGGACTATCTTTAAGAAAGAATTTTCACAATTCTTTTTAGGGTTTACAGCATATCTATCTGCATTAGCATTTGTTATCGTATCAGCATTATTTTTATGGTTTTTCGATAATCAATTTAATGTTTTCAATACGGGAAATGCATCTTTAAGCAGTTTCTTTTTCATAGCTCCTTGGATATTCTTATTCATGGTACCTGCTTTAACAATGAAGATGATTGCTGAAGAACAATCAAACGGAACTTTACTTTGGCTTTTTACATTACCTATAAAAACATATCAAATTATTTGGGGTAAATTTTTAGCCGTTGTTAGTATTATTTTATTTTGTTTAATCTGTACATTCTTATTTACCTTAACATTAGAAAATTTTATACTTTCAGATCAATCGTTAGATTACGGAGCTATTTATAACGGATACTTTGGTTTATTTCTGTTAGGAAGTTTGTTTGCTGCAATTGGTATTCTAACCTCAAGTTTTACAAAAAATCAAGTTATGGCTTATGTTTTTGCCGTATTAGCTTGTTTTATAATTTATTATGGATTTGAAGGTTTAGCATCTTACAATTTATTAGGTTCTGCTGATTATTACGTACAAAAAATTGGAAGTTATTCTCATTATCAACAATTTTTAAAAGGAATTCTTGATACAAGAGATTTAGCATATTTTGTTGTAATCATTGGAATTTTATTACAAGTATCTATCATCAATTTACAAATCAAAAAATAG